A genomic region of Mesobacillus jeotgali contains the following coding sequences:
- a CDS encoding VOC family protein: MKKPWSKKMPAVQFRIARPTDQLKKVVEFYRDGVGLEVVGGFEKHDGYDGVMLGLPGVCYHLEFTQHEHGSPCPAPTEDNLLVFYIPDKEARDAIAGRLHDMGYPEVEPENPYWINAGVTIADPDGWRIVLQNTEGLQDPKH, encoded by the coding sequence ATGAAGAAACCTTGGTCTAAAAAAATGCCTGCCGTTCAATTCAGGATTGCACGGCCAACGGATCAGCTAAAAAAGGTCGTTGAATTTTACCGAGATGGTGTTGGGCTTGAAGTGGTTGGTGGGTTCGAGAAGCATGATGGGTATGATGGTGTTATGCTCGGCCTGCCGGGTGTATGCTACCACCTGGAATTTACCCAGCATGAACATGGCAGCCCCTGCCCCGCACCGACAGAAGACAATCTATTAGTCTTCTACATTCCTGACAAGGAAGCGCGAGACGCAATCGCCGGGCGGCTGCATGACATGGGCTACCCGGAGGTCGAGCCGGAAAACCCATATTGGATAAATGCCGGTGTCACGATTGCCGACCCAGATGGTTGGAGAATTGTGCTGCAGAACACTGAGGGGCTGCAGGATCCCAAACACTAA